Proteins from one Sordaria macrospora chromosome 1, complete sequence genomic window:
- a CDS encoding mitochondrial 54S ribosomal protein bL21m, giving the protein MSRALLRSVLELRTPVTRLPPSFLLPFRPAAAPAARFLHQTVQQVEPTSQSDAAAAATLFKASPPNATITTTTTTTPTTPEAVPSTPSPISQQVKELLPVLAAQPGHYTTIHIHGKPYLVTEGDTVKLPFKMPGVAPGDVLRLNRASVIGSRDLTLQGAPYVDERLFECRAVVMGTESEPMRVMIKKKRRCRKKKHVFSKHKYTVLRINQLKINDVSNL; this is encoded by the coding sequence ATGAGCAGGGCACTTTTGCGCTCCGTCCTGGAGCTGCGCACTCCCGTTACGCGCCTCCCTCcgtctttcctcctccccttccgTCCCGCCGCCGCGCCCGCCGCTCGCTTCCTCCACCAGACTGTTCAGCAAGTTGAGCCCACCAGCCAGTCcgatgctgccgctgctgccaccCTGTTCAAGGCCAGCCCACCAaacgccaccatcaccaccaccaccaccaccacccccacaACACCAGAGGCTGTTCCCAGCACACCATCACCGATAAGCCAGCAAGTCAAGGAGCTCCTCCCCGTGCTCGCCGCGCAGCCGGGCCactacaccaccatccacatccacgGCAAGCCGTACCTCGTGACCGAGGGCGACACGGTGAAGCTACCGTTCAAGATGCCCGGCGTGGCACCCGGCGACGTCTTGCGCCTCAACCGGGCCTCGGTTATTGGTTCCCGCGACCTGACGCTCCAGGGCGCGCCGTACGTGGACGAGCGCCTGTTTGAGTGCCGCGCCGTCGTCATGGGCACCGAGAGCGAGCCGATGCGCGTcatgatcaagaagaagcggaggtgcaggaagaagaagcacgTGTTCAGCAAGCACAAGTACACGGTTTTGCGGATCAATCAGCTGAAGATCAATGATGTTTCGAACCTCTGA
- a CDS encoding ribosomal protein P2 has translation MKHLAAYLLLTLGGNTAPSAADVKAVLESVGIEADSERLDKLISELEGKDLNELIAEGSSKLASVPSGGAGAPAAGGAAAAAGGAAEEKKEEKVEEKEESDEDMGFGLFD, from the exons ATGAAGCACTTGGCCGcttacctcctcctcaccctcggTGGCAACACCGCCCCCTCTGCCGCTGATGTCAAGGCCGTCCTTGAGTCCGTTGGCATTGAGGCCGACTCCGAGCGCCTTGACAAGCTCATCTCCGAGCTCGAGGGCAAGGACCTCAACGAG TTGATCGCTGAGGGCTCTTCCAAGCTCGCTTCCGTCCCCtccggcggtgctggtgcccccgccgctggtggtgccgctgctgccgctggtggcgctgctgaggagaagaaggaggagaaggttgagg agaaggaggagtccGACGAGGATATGGGCTTCGGTCTCTTCGACTAA